A single region of the Salvia splendens isolate huo1 chromosome 18, SspV2, whole genome shotgun sequence genome encodes:
- the LOC121777946 gene encoding protein THYLAKOID ASSEMBLY 8-like, chloroplastic produces the protein MLIAGIVSRSRARCIAAAYLFSNRSLFSKSIRSSITAPLFSPPPTQSTISDAFGPKLGCGRAYHDGRPRGPLWRGKKLIGKEALFVILGMKRFKDENEKLDKFIKTHVLRLLKMDMVAVLTELERQGEVSLSVKMFKVIKKQDWYKPDVYLYKDLIVALARRKKMEDAMELWQSMRQEDLFPDSQTYTEVIRGFLQYGSPADAMNVYEDMKKSPDLPEQLPFRILLKGLLPHPLLRNKVKQDFEEIFPDQRVYDPPEEIFGLR, from the exons ATGCTAATCGCCGGCATAGTTTCAAGATCTAGGGCTCGATGTATCGCCGCTGCATACCTCTTTTCCAACCGCTCCTTATTCTCGAAATCCATCCGCAGCTCCATTACCGCTCCTCTATTTTCTCCACCCCCAACACAATCAACCATCAGTGATGCTTTCGGGCCGAAATTGGGCTGCGGCCGGGCCTACCACGACGGAAGGCCTAGAGGCCCGCTGTGGAGAGGGAAGAAGCTCATCGGGAAGGAGGCGCTCTTCGTCATATTAGGCATGAAGCGATTCAAAGACGAAAACGAAAAGCTTGATAAATTCATCAAGACGCACGTGCTCAGGCttctgaaaatggatatggTTGCCGTTCTTACTGAGCTCGAGCGTCAGGGGGAGGTGTCTCTCTCTGTCAAG ATGTTTAAGGTGATTAAGAAACAAGACTGGTACAAACCTGATGTTTACCTTTATAAGGATTTAATTGTTGCATTGGCTAGACGGAAAAAGATGGAGGATGCAATGGAGTTGTGGCAAAGTATGAGACAGGAAGATCTGTTTCCTGACTCTCAGACTTACACGGAAGTTATTCGTGGTTTCTTACAGTATGGTTCTCCTGCCGACGCCATGAATGTCTACGAGGATATGAAAAAGTCTCCAGATCTTCCTGAGCAATTGCCATTTAGGATATTACTGAAGGGGCTACTTCCGCATCCCTTGTTGAGGAACAAGGTCAAGCAAGATTTTGAGGAAATATTTCCTGATCAACGTGTTTATGACCCTCCCGAGGAGATATTTGGATTACGATGA
- the LOC121777916 gene encoding cytochrome b561 and DOMON domain-containing protein At3g25290-like, translated as MCAEALPSLHHNRQEQLKNNASLENRSNGITGAWPSKQHQYYKHRALRRIHGAINIMGWGVLLPIGAIIARYFKESSNDWYNLHIMSQFSGFILGTLGWGIGITIKNEHHHMSSHGVLGTLIFALATLQPDEEHDSRRYWIIYHNILGYALIVLIIVNIFQGIGNQKTPKTWDLVYGAVLGVLGVIALALEILRWIYV; from the exons ATGTGTGCTGAGGCTCTACCTTCACTTCACCACAACCGCCAAGAGCAGCTCAAGAACAACGCATCTCTTGAGAATCGAAGCAACGGGATCACTGGAGCCTGGCCATCGAAGCAGCACCAGTACTACAAGCATCGCGCCTTGAGAAGA ATCCATGGAGCTATAAACATCATGGGGTGGGGAGTCCTCTTGCCGATAGGTGCAATCATTGCACGATACTTTAAAGAATCAAGCAACGATTGGTACAATCTTCACATCATGTCCCAATTCTCAGGGTTCATTCTTGGCACGCTCGGATGGGGTATCGGGATAACCATCAAGAACGAACACCATCACATGAGCAGCCATGGAGTTCTTGGAACTCTAATATTTGCATTGGCTACTCTTCAG CCGGATGAAGAACACGACTCCCGGAGATATTGGATCATCTATCATAACATACTCGGCTATGCCCTCATTGTTCTCATCATTGTAAATATATTTCAAGGTATAGGAAATCAGAAAACGCCCAAGACATGGGATTTGGTTTATGGTGCTGTTTTGGGAGTTTTGGGTGTGATTGCTCTAGCCCTTGAGATTCTCAGATGGATATATGTATAG
- the LOC121777626 gene encoding EH domain-containing protein 1-like encodes MEIDSGINLYSKEQHKMYQTWFNFADTDRDDRLTGNDATSFFAMSGLAKPELKQVWAIADSKRQGYLGLKEFITAMQLISFAQEGNELNSDILKRTGYLETLDPPQMAGLNAFVEKKSYQVSNTNSETNGNIQQAPPKPMSLFGKKSIKKNHTSLNSVTSVVDGLKMLYNEKLKPLEAMYRFNDFASPFLTTSDFDAKPMVMLLGQYSTGKTTFIKHLLQSSYPGAHIGPEPTTDRFIVVMSGPDERSIPGNTIAVHADLPFTGLTTFGGSFLSKFECSQMPHPLLQHITFVDTPGVLSGEKQRTQRSYDFTGVISWFATKCDLILLLFDPHKLDISDEFKRVISSLRGHDDKIRVVLNKADQVDTQQLMRVYGALMWSLGKVLNTPEVSRVYIGSFNDKPVNEAATGPVGKELFEKEQDDLLVDLIDIPKKACDRRINEFVKRARAAKIHAYIISHLKKEMPALMGKSKAQRRLMDNLEGEFEKIQREHHLPAGDFPNVEQFREVLSRYNIDDFEKLKPKMIQAVDDMLGYDIPELLKNFRNIYD; translated from the exons ATGGAAATCGATTCGGGCATAAACTTGTATTCCAAAGAGCAACACAAAATGTATCAAACTTGGTTCAACTTTGCAGATACAG ATCGAGATGACCGGTTAACTGGAAATGACGCGACGAGTTTCTTTGCCATGTCAGGTTTAGCGAAACCAGAGCTCAAgcag GTCTGGGCAATTGCTGATTCGAAGCGACAAGGATATCTAGGTCTGAAGGAATTCATCACTGCAATGCAG CTCATATCCTTTGCACAAGAAGGAAATGAACTAAACTCAGATATCCTTAAAAGAACAG GCTATTTGGAGACACTGGATCCTCCACAAATGGCAGGTTTGAATGCCTTTGTGGAA AAAAAGAGTTATCAAGTATCAAACACAAATTCTGAAACCAATG GAAACATCCAACAAGCACCACCAAAACCAATGAGTTTGTTTGGCAAAAAGTCTATTAAGAAG AACCATACTTCTCTCAATTCAGTCACTTCAGTGGTTGATGGCTTGAAGATGTTGTACAATGAGAAACTGAAGCCACTGGAAGCCATGTACCGTTTTAATGATTTTGCATCCCCTTTTTTG ACTACTAGTGATTTTGATGCAAAACCGATGGTCATGCTTTTGGGTCAGTATTCAACTGGAAAAACTACATTTATAAAGCACCTGCTTCAATCCAGCTACCCAG GGGCTCATATTGGACCTGAACCGACTACTGACCGATTTATTGTTGTCATG TCTGGGCCAGATGAGAGGAGCATCCCGGGAAATACTATTGCTGTTCATGCTGACTTGCCATTTACTGGTTTGACTACTTTCGGTGGATCATTTTTGTCCAAGTTTGAGTGTTCCCAAATGCCACATCCA CTGCTTCAACATATAACATTTGTGGACACTCCTGGGGTTTTATCTGGAGAAAAGCAACGGACACAGAGAAGCTATGATTTCACAGGTGTCATATCATGGTTTGCCACAAAATGTGACTTAATACTCCTTCTCTTCGATCCCCATAAGCTTGACATCAGTGATGAGTTCAAACGTGTAATTTCATCACTTCGTGGTCATGATGATAAGATACGCGTTGTTCTGAACAAAGCAGATCAAGTTGACACACAGCAG TTAATGCGAGTCTACGGTGCTCTGATGTGGTCACTTGGAAAAGTTCTGAATACTCCAGAAGTATCCCGGGTCTATATTGG ATCATTTAATGACAAGCCTGTGAACGAAGCAGCTACTGGTCCTGTGGGAAAGGAACTGTTTGAGAAAGAGCAAGATGACCTCCTTGTAGACTTGATCGATATACCCAAAAAGGCTTGCGATCGTCGG ATTAACGAGTTTGTAAAACGCGCTAGAGCGGCCAAGATCCATGCTTATATCATTAGCCATCTTAAGAAGGAGATGCCGGCGTTAATGGGCAAATCTAAGGCTCAACGACGACTAATGGATAATCTTGAGGGTGAATTCGAAAAG ATTCAAAGAGAACACCATCTACCAGCTGGAGACTTTCCAAATGTGGAACAATTTAGGGAGGTCTTGAGTCGCTACAACATCGACGACTTTGAAAAGTTGAAGCCGAAGATGATTCAAGCTGTGGACGATATGCTCGGCTATGATATCCCCGAGCTATTGAAAAACTTCAGGAACATATATGACTAG
- the LOC121776447 gene encoding uncharacterized protein LOC121776447, with translation MEDEVVEILLPNNKPKPNLSQRHSWNEANIETKSYGSGLKWMFLDYSSMWRAWLSWSVFFVLNIGFPIVSHLVFSCSDCDPSHQRPFNAITQLSLSLFATISFLNISSFARKYGLRRFLFLTRLSEESEKVRHGYAHQLHTSMKLLSVFVLPCFMADTVYKIWWFSTGGNQIPYLYNIYLSKFIICILLMCSWLYRVSICFLVCVLFRLTCYLQLLRLDEFAQLFETESDVAAILVEHLSIRRNLRVISHRFRLFILSTLILVTISQFASLLVITEPKSNVNIATAGELELCSITLVTGLFICLRSAAKITHKAQSVTSLAAKWHACATISSFDEVDDVTPPAQIAAAAADWDTDNEEGDGDDVLDNTNLVPIYVSTISYQRRQALVTYFEHNKAGITVYGFMLDRTWLHTIFAIQLSLTLWILNKTIGIS, from the exons ATGGAGGATGAAGTAGTAGAGATTCTGCTGCCGAATAACAAACCGAAGCCGAATCTATCGCAGCGACATTCCTGGAACGAAGCGAATATCGAGACAAAGAGCTACGGATCGGGTCTAAAATGGATGTTTCTAGATTATTCTAGTATGTGGCGAGCTTGGCTGTCGTGGTCCGTGTTTTTCGTCCTCAACATCGGCTTCCCCATCGTATCCCACTTGGTATTCTCCTGCTCCGACTGCGATCCCAGCCACCAGAGGCCCTTCAACGCCATCACTCagctctccctctccctcttcgCCACCATATCCTTCCTCAACATCTCCTCTTTTGCGCGAAAATATGGCCTTCGCAGGTTCCTGTTTCTCACTAGGTTGTCTGAAGAATCCGAAAAGGTCCGCCACGGCTATGCTCACCAGCTCCAC ACGTCGATGAAGCTTTTGTCGGTGTTCGTGCTCCCTTGTTTCATGGCAGATACTGTGTACAAGATATGGTGGTTCAGCACAGGAGGAAACCAGATTCCATATCTGTACAACATCTACTTAAGCAAGTTTATCATCTGCATCCTCCTCATGTGCTCGTGGCTATACCGCGTCTCAATCTGCTTCCTCGTCTGCGTCCTCTTCCGTCTCACCTGCTACCTCCAGCTCCTCAGGCTCGACGAGTTCGCTCAGCTCTTCGAAACAGAGTCCGACGTGGCAGCCATCCTGGTCGAGCATCTCAGCATCAGAAGAAACCTCCGCGTCATAAGCCACCGTTTTCGCCTCTTCATCCTATCCACTTTGATCCTCGTCACCATAAGCCAGTTCGCTTCGTTGCTCGTCATCACAGAGCCTAAATCCAACGTCAACATCGCCACAGCAGGGGAACTCGAG CTGTGTTCGATCACTTTGGTGACGGGGCTGTTCATCTGCCTTCGAAGTGCTGCGAAGATCACGCACAAGGCGCAATCGGTTACGTCTCTAGCGGCTAAATGGCATGCTTGTGCTACGATCAGCTCGTTTGATGAAGTGGACGACGTGACTCCTCCGGCTCAGATTGCTGCTGCCGCGGCAGATTGGGATACGGATAATGAAGAGGGAGATGGGGATGATGTGTTGGATAACACCAATTTGGTTCCAATTTATGTCAGTACTATTTCTTACCAGAGGAGGCAAGCTCTAG TGACATATTTTGAGCACAATAAAGCTGGAATCACAGTGTACGGATTTATGCTGGATAGAACTTGGCTACACACAATATTTGCCATACAGCTTTCTCTCACACTTTGGATCTTGAACAAGACTATTGGGATTTCAtaa
- the LOC121777743 gene encoding ubiquinol oxidase 4, chloroplastic/chromoplastic-like isoform X2 encodes MATSISPFHVSRILNSPPFLHKSNAFGFSSVSCCSVNPLRLCSNFNLRSVSQPRPSRRLVRVVATILQEDEEKVVVEESFNPKGFLEKENEGTYGVSPSDGALPSSGLEKWTIKLEQSINILLTESVIKILDTLYHDRDYARFYVLETIARVPYFAFVSVLHMYESFGWWRRADYLKVHFAESWNEMHHLLIMEELGGNSWWVDRFLAQHIAAFYYFMTVFIYILSPRMAYHFSECVESHAFETYDKFIKSQGDELKRLPAPEVAVRYYTGDDMYLFDEFQTSRPPNTRRPKIDNLYDVFCNIREDEAEHCKTMKVCQTHGNLRSPHSCTGDALEDDEGCVLLEADCAGIADCIKKSIREPPSATKT; translated from the exons ATGGCGACTTCCATTTCTCCCTTCCACGTTTCACGAATTTTAAATTCGCCGCCCTTTCTCCACAAATCCAACGCTTTCGGATTTTCTTCTGTTTCCTGCTGTTCCGTAAACCCTCTGCGCCTCTGTTCCAATTTCAATCTTCGCTCTGTCTCGCAACCACGGCCGTCCAG AAGGTTGGTTAGAGTTGTAGCTACAATATTGCAAGAGGATGAAGAGAAAGTGGTAGTGGAGGAATCATTTAATCCGAAAGGATTCCTGGAGAAGGAAAATGAAGGCACATATGGCGTGTCGCCAAGTGATGGTGCCCTGCCCTCCAGTGGTTTGGAGAAGTGGACTATAAAATTGGAGCAGTCTATCAATATTCTTCTCACA GAATCGGTGATAAAGATCCTTGACACTTTGTACCATGATCGTGATTATGCAAGGTTTTATGTTCTTGAAACCATTGCGAGAGTTCCATATTTCG CATTTGTGTCGGTGTTGCATATGTACGAGAGTTTTGGATGGTGGCGACGCGCTGACTACTTGAAAGTTCATTTTGCTGAGAGTTGGAATGAGATGCATCATTTGCTTATTATGGAA GAATTAGGGGGGAATTCTTGGTGGGTTGATAGGTTCCTTGCTCAACACATTGCGGCCTTTTACTATTTTATGACTGTGTTTATATACATATTGAGTCCAAGAATGGCGT ATCACTTCTCGGAATGTGTGGAGAGTCATGCTTTTGAAACTTACGACAAGTTTATCAAGAGCCAAGGAG ACGAGTTGAAGAGACTGCCTGCGCCTGAAGTTGCAGTGAGATACTACACCGGAGATGACATGTACTTGTTTG ATGAATTCCAAACCTCAAGACCTCCCAATACTCGACGACCAAAGATAG ATAATCTGTATGATGTATTTTGCAACATAAGAGAAGACGAAGCGGAACATTGCAAGACGATGAAGGTGTGCCAAACTCATGGTAATCTCCGATCACCTCACTCTTGCACCGGTGATGCTTTGGAAGATGACGAAGGCTGTGTTCTGCTTGAAGCCGACTGCGCAGGCATTGCCGATTGTATAAAGAAATCTATTCGGGAACCACCATCTGCCACCAAAACATGA
- the LOC121777743 gene encoding ubiquinol oxidase 4, chloroplastic/chromoplastic-like isoform X1: MATSISPFHVSRILNSPPFLHKSNAFGFSSVSCCSVNPLRLCSNFNLRSVSQPRPSSRRLVRVVATILQEDEEKVVVEESFNPKGFLEKENEGTYGVSPSDGALPSSGLEKWTIKLEQSINILLTESVIKILDTLYHDRDYARFYVLETIARVPYFAFVSVLHMYESFGWWRRADYLKVHFAESWNEMHHLLIMEELGGNSWWVDRFLAQHIAAFYYFMTVFIYILSPRMAYHFSECVESHAFETYDKFIKSQGDELKRLPAPEVAVRYYTGDDMYLFDEFQTSRPPNTRRPKIDNLYDVFCNIREDEAEHCKTMKVCQTHGNLRSPHSCTGDALEDDEGCVLLEADCAGIADCIKKSIREPPSATKT; the protein is encoded by the exons ATGGCGACTTCCATTTCTCCCTTCCACGTTTCACGAATTTTAAATTCGCCGCCCTTTCTCCACAAATCCAACGCTTTCGGATTTTCTTCTGTTTCCTGCTGTTCCGTAAACCCTCTGCGCCTCTGTTCCAATTTCAATCTTCGCTCTGTCTCGCAACCACGGCCGTCCAG TAGAAGGTTGGTTAGAGTTGTAGCTACAATATTGCAAGAGGATGAAGAGAAAGTGGTAGTGGAGGAATCATTTAATCCGAAAGGATTCCTGGAGAAGGAAAATGAAGGCACATATGGCGTGTCGCCAAGTGATGGTGCCCTGCCCTCCAGTGGTTTGGAGAAGTGGACTATAAAATTGGAGCAGTCTATCAATATTCTTCTCACA GAATCGGTGATAAAGATCCTTGACACTTTGTACCATGATCGTGATTATGCAAGGTTTTATGTTCTTGAAACCATTGCGAGAGTTCCATATTTCG CATTTGTGTCGGTGTTGCATATGTACGAGAGTTTTGGATGGTGGCGACGCGCTGACTACTTGAAAGTTCATTTTGCTGAGAGTTGGAATGAGATGCATCATTTGCTTATTATGGAA GAATTAGGGGGGAATTCTTGGTGGGTTGATAGGTTCCTTGCTCAACACATTGCGGCCTTTTACTATTTTATGACTGTGTTTATATACATATTGAGTCCAAGAATGGCGT ATCACTTCTCGGAATGTGTGGAGAGTCATGCTTTTGAAACTTACGACAAGTTTATCAAGAGCCAAGGAG ACGAGTTGAAGAGACTGCCTGCGCCTGAAGTTGCAGTGAGATACTACACCGGAGATGACATGTACTTGTTTG ATGAATTCCAAACCTCAAGACCTCCCAATACTCGACGACCAAAGATAG ATAATCTGTATGATGTATTTTGCAACATAAGAGAAGACGAAGCGGAACATTGCAAGACGATGAAGGTGTGCCAAACTCATGGTAATCTCCGATCACCTCACTCTTGCACCGGTGATGCTTTGGAAGATGACGAAGGCTGTGTTCTGCTTGAAGCCGACTGCGCAGGCATTGCCGATTGTATAAAGAAATCTATTCGGGAACCACCATCTGCCACCAAAACATGA
- the LOC121777630 gene encoding tyrosine-protein phosphatase DSP1-like, which translates to MSIHNCRGPMCLKTIQPSHAADMPPGKSTAADAKAEEHLFVPPLNFSMVDYGIYRSGFPDSANFPFLKTLGLRSIIYLCPEPYPEDNMQFLNANGIRLFQFGLEGSKELFINIPEDLILSALRVLLDERNYPLLIHCKRGKHRTGCLVGCLRKCQNWCLASIFDEYQRFAADKARVTDQRFIELFDISRIKKLATSPPYI; encoded by the exons ATGAGCATCCACAATTGCCGCGGTCCAATGTGCCTCAAAACCATCCAACCGTCTCACGCCGCCGATATGCCGCCGGGGAAATCCACCGCCGCCGACGCCAAGGCTGAAGAACACCTATTCGTGCCGCCGCTCAACTTTTCTATGGTGGATTACGGAATATACCGCTCCGGATTTCCCGACTCTGCTAACTTTCCGTTCCTCAAAACCCTAGGCCTCCGATCGATCAT ATACTTGTGTCCGGAGCCTTATCCTGAAGATAATATGCAGTTTCTCAATGCGAACGGAATTCGTCTTTTTCAGTTCGGCCTTGAAGGATCTAAG GAGCTATTCATAAACATTCCAGAGGATTTAATTCTTTCTGCACTGAGAGTGCTATTAG ATGAAAGAAACTATCCGCTCCTAATTCACTGCAAGCGAGGAAAG CACCGGACTGGTTGCCTCGTGGGATGTCTTAGGAAGTGCCAAAATTGGTGCCTGGCTTCAATTTTTGACGAGTATCAGAGGTTTGCTGCAGATAAGGCTAGAGTTACAGATCAGAGATTCATTGAGTTGTTCGACATTTCCAGAATAAAGAAGTTGGCGACCTCGCCTCCATACATATAA